A genomic region of Procambarus clarkii isolate CNS0578487 chromosome 30, FALCON_Pclarkii_2.0, whole genome shotgun sequence contains the following coding sequences:
- the LOC138369841 gene encoding uncharacterized protein — MYHQLIQQQLHTKFVEVVDNDDRKTGHYLPHHAVVKDSLTTPVRIVFNYSAKVKANSMSLNECLQTGPSLTQRLHDVLLRFRTDISAYTADISKAFLRVGLQEEDRYYTKFLWIKDPLDPDSDVVTSRLASVLFGVTSSPFLLQATLDTHLKKSDSPYKTEISDNLYVDNFQGTTNDKSKLVEIYHETNRELQYATTIMGLKQQIIKPDNRERISGLSGT; from the coding sequence atgtatcatcaattaattcaacaacaactccacACTAAATTtgtcgaagttgttgataatgatgaccgaaaaacaggtcactatttaccccatcacgctgtggtgaaagattcattgacgacACCAGTACGTATCGTTTTCAACtatagtgccaaagtgaaggcaaacagcatgtccttgaatgaatgtctccaaacgggacctagcctgacacaaaggtTACACGACGTATTGTTACGATTCCGTACTGATATTtccgcttatactgctgatatcagtaaagctttccttagagtaggcttacaagaggaggatcgttattacaccaaatttctttggattaaggacccactggatcccgaCAGTGATGTCGTAACCTCCAGGTTagcctctgtgctattcggtgTGACTTCTTCCCcatttctacttcaagccacattagatacacatttgaagaagtcagacagcccttataaaacagagattagtgacaacttgtatgtcgataatttccagggaactactaatgacaaatccaaattggtagaaatctaccatgagactAACCGTGAGTTGCAATATGCCacaacaatcatgggcctcaaacaacaaatcattaaaccagataatcgagaaagaatttccgggttatcaggtacctaa